A DNA window from Desmodus rotundus isolate HL8 unplaced genomic scaffold, HLdesRot8A.1 manual_scaffold_352, whole genome shotgun sequence contains the following coding sequences:
- the LOC128780111 gene encoding testis-specific Y-encoded protein 1-like, with protein MRGLVQVLEVGAGGQKSAAEEAPLRAEEKPGGSSARPPLEVLEALQWQLSAESARGRRDYLAVKLATAQRRKPILERRRSVIQRIPGFWAKAISFPVLCVVVVGMVEEDGCGFLTKEQIQNHPQISAIISDQDEDMLEYLLTVEVQELVGPKHRCRLKFFFRSNPYFLNEVIIKEYHVSLAGYRATRSTAVDWFWDYERGVPSRRQDTSSVNLFNWLSEHSLPGSGKIAELISEDLWPSPLRHYLRGTKAPLEGAARGPVAEEPRG; from the exons ATGCGGGGTCTCGTGCAGgtgctggaagtgggggcaggaggccagaagtcgGCTGCAGAAGAGGCCCCATTAAGGGCCGAGGAgaagccaggtgggagcagcGCGCGGCCGCCACTGGAGGTGCTGGAGGCCCTGCAGTGGCAGCTGAGCGCCGAGAGTGCCCGAGGCCGCAGGGACTACCTTGCTGTGAAGCTGGCCACGGCCCAGCGGCGGAAGCCCATTCTGGAGCGTAGGCGGAGCGTCATCCAGCGCATCCCCGGTTTCTGGGCCAAAGCCATATCCTTCCCCgtgctgtgtgtggtggtggttggcATGGTGGAGGAGGACGGCTGTG GCTTCTTGACCAAAGAGCAGATTCAGAACCACCCCCAGATATCAGCCATCATCAGTGACCAAGACGAAGACATGCTTGAGTACTTGCTCACTGTGGAG GTGCAGGAACTGGTTGGTCCGAAGCACCGCTGCAGGCTGAAGTTCTTCTTTCGGAGCAACCCCTACTTCCTGAATGAAGTGATCATCAAGGAGTACCATGTGAGCCTTGCAG GCTATCGGGCCACTCGTTCCACTGCCGTCGACTGGTTCTGGGACTATGAACGCGGAGTTCCCAGCCGCAGGCAGGACACAAGCAGCGTCAACCTCTTCAACTGGCTGTCAGAGCACAGTCTTCCTGGCTCGGGCAAGATTGCTGAG CTCATAAGTGAGGACCTGTGGCCCAGTCCCCTGAGGCACTACCTCAGGGGTACAAAGGCCCCACTGGAGGGAGCTGCAAGAGGACCCGTTGCCGAGGAGCCCAGGGGCTAG